The stretch of DNA TGTACAGGCTTGTTTGGAAACGTGAATTTCCTCCTTTTATCACTTGTCCTGCCCCGTAAACAATGGGCTTTCAAAAATTCACTCTATCAGAATGgagcccagcacccccccagccaGGATAATCGGCAAATTCCAAAAATATCCTGCTGGCTCTAACTGAGCTCTGGGTCTGGAGGTGTTCAATACCTCCTGTAAATGTTATACGAGGTGTTCAGCACCTCCTATAAATGTTGTATCTGGCCacttccagcatttttttttatgtgtttgcAGAGTGGAGATCAAGTCCACACACTTCAGAGCTTACATAGTTGTAAACTCTGGGGCTTACATGATAGGGGATGCTCCAGGAGGAACCTAAATGCCCCCGGTACTCAGACAAACGATTTTTTAGGGGCACGGACGGGTCGTTGCAGGAtctgctgtgttttccttgCCTGATTTGGGAAGCCAGGCGGCGCGGCTCACCCAGCCAGGCATTTTCTGGCAAGGAAGAGTCATTACAGGCATACCTGCTGCCTGACATGGGCTGCATCAGGTGACCGTAAAGCGGTTGTTTATCCTGCTCCGCTACAGATCAGACAAACCCCATAACGATGGGCTGCCCCTGCAGCCTCGAAAACATCTCATCTTGTGTTTTGTTCCAAGGTAGGAACACAAATGACGAGCAGACACGCTGGGTTCTGCTCCTGCTTTCCCCCCTTGAGTTATTTTTCCGTGAAACCTGACAAAAACAGGCTTTTGGGGTCAGTTTATCACCTCTGTAGTTGTTGTAGTTGTACTATATCTgcctttttaggaaaaaaacatttatttaaaggatCTAGGGGATCACTTAGGGGATATATTCCTCATATTATCGCTGCTGAAGAAGTGCATGGGGGGGCTTTAAAGATACTCGAGGCAGAACAAAACAAGATGTAATCAATTAAAAAAGCTGAGGGTGGCTCTTCCTCTGTAATTtaattaagaatattttaataattgatCCCTGATGcacttttgaaaatatgaaataacctCAAGGGAGTCCCGAGGACTTCAGAAGGGGCAGGAGGCTGGAAGAACAGCGGCCAGAACACAAAGGTTACACCAGATACCTGCAGTGTTTGGTACCTCTCGTGTTTCCCTGGCTCTAGGGCAGCGACTGAAGGAGCTGCCCGCATTGCTTGGGGCCCTTACGAGGACCACACGGACATGATCCCAGCTGAAATTCGGAGAGAACCGCCTGGCCAGGTGCTCAGGGGGTTGTCAGGCCAAAAGCCACCCTCCTGAGTCACTTTTCCAAGTGTGTAGCCTAAAAATCAGGCTGGTTTTCCTCCATGTGCAAAAGCAAGCTGGTTTTTGCTCCCTTACCCTACAGGATTTGAGATGTCCTGGCCACGCTCTTCACCTCACCGTGGCtcgattttttttcttaatcatgCTTCTGCCTCCCGTCAGGTTGGataagagcagagcagaagggcagCCAAGGTTTCCCCTAGACAAAAaccccatggggcagctgctgggctgcccccaccccactAGCAACAGCCCCGTGGCCGGCAGCTCCCCATTAAGCAATCCAAATCTGGTTGAAAAATCGCCCTTAATCATCAACCAGATTTTTAGGGGGCCGTCCCTGGGTGGCACAGAGCTTTCAGAGTTAACACTTGAGGTTTGGTGCTGcgtggaggagaaaaaataggGGTTTTGAACACCGCTTTGGGGTTAGATTTGGTACAGAGGCTACGTAGATGGTCACATCCCAGGGTATTAATGCGTTAATCACGGCAACAAAAGCTCCACTGTGGGTAGCAGAGCAGGTGCTGAAGGATTTTACGTCGTGCAAGTAAATCTGTTGGGTTTGGGGGATTGTGCAGTGCGTTGGAGCTGAAGTGAGCGCCCTCGTTTATAAACTTCCCGATTATTTCTGAGGCAGTGACGGGAAATTATCGAGCCCGGGACAAACTGGGCTGCTGCGTGCCTGCAGGCAGAATGAACACGATGACGTTGTGGAGCTGGCCTTGGGTGCTCCCATGGGTACATAAGGGATAATTGGGTGCAACCTGCATCTCACAGGCACTCCGGAGGAAATCCTCAGCTTTCTTCCCCTCGATTTAAACCTCTCGGTTCCATCCCCAGACCTCCTCTGGGCTGAAAGCTGGAAGGCAGTGTTTTTATTGCTGCTGGTTCAGTCCTATCTACTGGTTAATGAGTGACAGAGGACGATGAGTTGACAACAAGTTGCCCAAGAACCCAAAAACGATGGCACAGGTAATCTAGGAAACTGCAGTGAATCGGTTCCAGCCGTGAATTTTTGCTATAATAAGAAAATCGACAACAGCAATTGATTCTTGGGTCTTTTGACCAAAGAATTTGAGCGTCTCACGTGTTTTGCCTCTCGTTTCTCCTCTTCAGCAGCAGTAGGGGTGGCTTGTGTTGGCACCTGGGTCTGTTAGGCTCCCCCAGCTGCCAAAGAAGAGatggggagggcagcagcaggaggctgagaagacagaaaatgggAAAACCGAGACAGAAACTGGGAAAACGGGATGCTGAAATCCTTGAAGAGGCCTGGCACTTATTCCCTTAATCCTATTCTTCAGAAGTGTCATTTAACCCaacggggctgctgctggcgtGATCCTTTTAACATCCCTGCTAATTCTTTGCTCGTTTATCTCGGGCTAGACCCAGCTTTTCTCTGTAGCCTTGTTCTTACGACACAGAGCAACTAAAGCAGGAACGTGAGTGCATTTCAGGGGCAGGAATCTGCTCTAAAAGTGTTCGGACATTGTGGTGAGGAGCGTGGGGGGTTCCTGCCCTGCATTCAGGCCCCAACCACATTTTCTGGTGGCTTTGGAGATCGTTCTCTATATTTTACCCTAGGGTAGCACTTCCTCAAAATACTGTGCCTTTTATATCCTTGTAATATCCCTTCTAATGATTTTTTCTCTCGGTTATTACTCCCTGACTGTTAATAACCCACCCAAACAGCAGCATCGTGCTTTAACATCATTCTCACAGCCCGCAGCTGATTCTCCCTTCTCACCTGGCCTCGCTTCGTATCCCCAGAAGCAACCCCAAACCCTTCGGAGCCAAGGAGAGGGCGGACTTCTTGCAGCTGGGCGATGCTTCGTGCTCCGGAAAAGTATGTTCAGAATGCAGAGCGCACGTCCTGCTGCCCATAAGATGCACGTAACGTGCTGACAGCTCAAGAAAGCTGCAGACTAGGCAGAAAGGCTCGCGTTGGGCAGCCCCAAGAAGAATTTCGGGATGGAAACCTTACCAGGGGGAAGATCTACACCACGGTTTCGATACCCTTCCTGTTTTATGTTCCTCTTATCGCCGCGGGTCATTTCAGAGACCCTGAGCAAACACAAGCTGCCTGACAGCTCGATATAGGCTGGGATCTTGGTggagaaagcaaacagcaattaaaaagcTCGTGGTGGCAGCTTTTTTCTGAGCTCTTCCACCTGCACGTGGAAGTTGAAGCGAGCCCTGTGGCTGCACACACTGCCCACTGTAATTTTGCTCTGCTGGCAGCTCGCTCAGGGCACAAGACACCGAGACATCAGGGGTGCAAACCGGGGGCTTTCCTATCTCATACAACATCAGGCTGTGATCGCAAGGAGCTTTTCAAAGCAGTTCCTTCTTAACAGCTTGTTTCAGTTTCTCAGGGGGATCCAAGCTCAGTGTTTGTATTTTAGAGGCGAGGGAGCAGACGTCAGCTTGCCTTTCTGAAATGCTCGCAGCCCTATTCCGAAACCCCTCGTCTAGATTCTCCAAAATGCCTGAGTTTGCTCTGTTTTCTCCAAATCTGCTGTGACAAGACAAAGAGCAGATACCGAGGCTCCGACTCTTTCACAGCTTTTTTGACAAGTATTGATCCTGGCTGGCTGCGTGCTTTGAAAACGCAGCCGAAACAGAGCGGCTTGCGGAGGGAATGCATTTCAAACAGATCGATGCACGGTATTTTTAGCAGCACGCCGTGTTTTCCGGGGGGATGAAGCTGCAGCACACAAAGTATTTACGTGCAGGGCCCGACAGCTTCTCGTGGTAGCCCAGAAACTTGGACGGCGCTCGCATTCGGTGCGTAAACAAGTCTCTAGGTGATGATTTCTGAGGAACGAAACCAGGCGCTCCGCATCCGATTCCCATATCAGATCGTATTGTTAAGCTTATAAAGACCTATTTTTCCCCCAATAGACCTTATCAAAACGAGGTTTTGAATAGAAGGCGCTGCATGGGACTTAATCTTTCTTCCACGGAGCCCGTGACCTCACGCAGCCCTCAGCCCGCTGGTGACACAGTGAGCATTTCCTGTGAACCGCGAGCGGTGCTGGTCCCACTATTGTTGGGCACTTTTTTTTGTGtctgggaaaaaacaaacccttATTTACTAGAAGCCAGTGTCCTGTTTGTTTGTAGCTGGCTGGGAAATGCCACATTACGAGGGTCTCAGTGGCTGTCGGCGCTGCTAACAGAAGCTGTTGTTGTGGTTTGCCCTTTTTCTCACTGATTTCTCTCAGACTTCGGAGGCCGACTTGTGACCTGCTCCGGATCCAGTTCACGACACAAATGCTACCCTTGTTTATCCAATCTGCTTTTTCCCTCCTCGGTGTTTCCTCAGATTATAGCTATCAGTAAAAAGCTAAATAATAATCCTGCGGTTATTATtcctccccccttttcccccccccacctccccgtgtCGCTCCTTTTCCAAGCTGGCGCATGGGCGAGCTGCTACCTGGCAGGGAGAGCGCATCGGTGGAAAATTCCAGGCAAAATAAAGGAACAGCATGGCACTGGGAATGGGATGCAGCTGCTCTGGCCTTCGAGTCCTCCTGTGAGCCTCTGCTAAAAGCGTTGGCTGCGGGATTCTTCCCTCAGCCATCCAAAATCGGCCCCAGCCCGGTGAGAGCCTGTTCCAGGTGGGTACAGCAGCTGCCAGCGGCTGGGATGTTTTACATTTGGCTGTGGCGAGGCCGTGATGTCGATGTCAAGCCTGCTGGGCCTTGAAATCTCATCCAAACCAGTGTCTGCACAGCTGTGGTGCACATCAgaggctggctgctgcctcctggcacGGCACCGCGGCCAAGGGTTATTTAAATCCGTGCTGCGCTGGAATCCCTGCCGCTAGGTGGGGCATCAGGAGGAACTTCTTGGTGTTAAAGTGTTCCCTTTATGTCTTCATTTCAGCTCGTCGTCTTGGATGCCTTCTTAACTGGTTTCCAACTTAAAAATATCGTATGAAACGGTCAAGTTGTGTAGGAAGGTATCGCACATACATACACGGAGAAAGGAACCATTAGGATGTGTAATTCCCTTCCTCAGCTGCCCAGCGCCCTTCATGGACACAATTTCTCTAAAGTTTGGTAGAGCTCCTTCTTTTGAGGCTGCaaactttcagaaaacattcgtttatatatttatatttaaatatttccatgtcCAGCCCCcgtatttatttcatttctgctgcCAAATCACGGACACCAACCTAAATATCCTAGCGATGCACGTAGGCATTGAAGGTACTAAAACCTCTTTTAAGGGAAGTGTTTTGGCTTTGGATTTCTCCTTGTCTGTCTGGAACCTTGTCATTTATATCAAAACGTCCAGCACTAACGTAACCCTACTGCTGAAATGATGACGGTGCTGGAGACACCACCAGTAGGATTTGATCTCTAAGGTATGTTTTGAAGTCTCACATCATGGTGAGACTGCTTCAGAAAGCTCTTTCCTGGAGGACCCATGGTAGGTAGGACTCTGTGAGCCCTACAAAGGATGATTTCCCATCACCAGAGCGCAGACATCAGAGGCAACACCTAAATCTATACGGAGAGAAGAGTCTTGAGAAAATCAGgcaagagaaaagggaaaaatggtCCTGAGAATTCAGTGCACAACCAGTGGGAACTGTTCTCCGTGAAAAGTTAGCCCTTTCCTGTTTATTTGGAGGAGCAGGGAAAGCTCCTGCAAGACAGAATTTTTGGAATTCTGCTTGCTTCGGGGCTAATGGTTCTTCTAGAGATTTTTATCACAGCCCCTTTGTCCAAAAATAGACGTCTTGGCTGCTAAAGAGTAGTTCAATAAACAAACCCAAAGCGGTTTGTCTAAAGCAGGATCTCCAAACATTACGTGCTTGGGTAAGcgtccttttttatttccctccatAAAAGCTACTGTCCGTCCCTTGCTCAATTTTGAAATCCTTGAGATCTGCATCTTCTGCGAGCCATTTTCAGTGCAAATATTTGGATTTAGGCTCGTATTTATAACAGATGCTAGGAAGATCACCCTTTTCCATCAGCGAAGATGAAGCCTTCTCAAGAAAGCACTTGAGTCTCTCTGCTCTGACTCATCGAGGCTACGATGAGTCTCCACATTTCGGCCTGTAACAGAGGTTGGGTAAAagcccttttttccttttatttactgcTCTGTGAAATCAAAACACAGGCTTTAAGCTGCTTTGGAGTTATTACATGTACAGTTGACCTCGGAAGTACTGAAGTCAGGGTAACGCTAGCAGTAAAAATCCCTGGGTTTTGATAATCTTGGGCCATTCTTATGCCAGCTGGTGAGttgtgtgttgctttttttttttttcaccctaaAAAAATCACAGCCTGCTCAGCATTTAGCTTTGCGTGCCCTGAGCACCCTGGAGCAGGCGAGGTGCTGGTTAAACACACGCTGCCCAACTAAAATCCCAGGGAAGGGAAGATTTTCTCTGCTTAGCACACAGCCCCTGCTTTCAGACCTCAGTTCTGGATCCTGATGGTGAAATCGTGTTTTTATGGTACCTTGTGGGCAAAAGAAATGGCTTTTTTCCTGTAATATAAGTACCATATCACCAGAATGGTGGGAAAACCTGCTGTACCTAGCGGGGGAAGTTACCAGCATCGTTAGTCGGGATTTGATGGCACTTTAAATAACAGGAGATTAGACTTCCAACCTTGCAGCCTGGGCTATTCCGGAGGGGGATTGGTGTAATCCCGCTGGCAGCAGGTGCCTGAGGATGCAGAACGGAGCACGAGGGGCAGGTCGAAGCCTCCAGCGAAGGTCAGACACTGCTCACACAGCGTCTGGCTCTCAATTATGAATGATTTTCCTTCGGAGGATCGAGACACCGAGCTTGTTGGTCTTGGGCTGCCAGCGATTGATTGTTTTGCTTGCAGTGCATGTCGGAGGGGTTACCTGACCCGTGCTGAGAAGCTCAGACGGGGacagatggcaaaaaaaaaaaaaaaagcacagctctCCTGGGCCAGTCTGCCATCTGCAGGCCATTGGAGAGAGGTGTAAAAAAGAGCTTTTGggtttccttctcctcccacacacctctccccctccaaaACTTAtttataatgttattttttttccctaggtaAATATTGCATGGTAAGTCCAGTCTGTTTCCATCTGATGCTCTCAGTAATCCCCTcagttctggaaaacaaaaagcagggaTTTTAGAGACAACCAAGCTTCTTCAGCTGCTCCCTGCATTTTAAGGAATAATTATTTCTCCTTCCATTGTCCATTGATCAATCCCATcataaacaaacatttaaaaatttccttaaaaatggGAAATTTCTCATGACAGCCAAATTCTGCCCATCATCCTCAGCCCATTCAGTCTTTAATAATTCTCTAAGGCATTGGTCTTAGatgtgcagtgctgctgtgatgTTTGGCTGCTGCTGGACATTAGAAGCCCTGGTGAGATAGAAACGTGTACGAGATGTACGACCAGCAGCTCGCTTCCAAGCATCCCaaaaatctctgcttttatCATCCATGGATGGACTGAGGACGGAGCAAAGTGATCGGGCTTCTACATGGCAAATCTTGGCTGCTGCTCCTTTACAGAGGCACTCCCTGCTAAAATccctgacaaaaaaaatcagcaggtTCAGCAAAATTCAGCAAAAGTGGGATTTGGGGGCAGGGGTTCAAACCGGGTGTGATCGAGCCTGATTAGTCCCCccaccctttttattttaaacttttatttcaattgCTTAAATATACttcatgttgtgttttttaaCCATTGTTAAGAAATCTGGCTGGAGTCGTGCATCGAGGAGCAAATGTAAGTAAACCAAAGATCAATTAATGATTTTCCAAAGCTGAATGAAATGCCCTGCATGAGGTCAACTGTTTGCTGCATCCCATGTAACCTTGCCAtccttttttgtctttgttccaGGTCTTCCTGAGCAATACTACAGCCTCACTTGGTTCCTGAGCCCCATCCTGGGCTTAATCTTCACTCCGCTTATAGGCTCAGCCAGTGACCGCTGCACGCTGAGCTGGGGCCGCCGGCGGCCTTTTATCCTCGCTCTCTCCATTGGTGTCCTCTTTGGAGTTGCACTTTTCCTCAACGGCTCTGTTATAGGTAAGTAACGGGGAAACCACCTGCACACATCCCTACCTTCAGATTTTTATGTAAGAAGTTAACCATAACGACAAGCAGTCGAATAATTTGGTGCTAAAGTCGTCAGAAACCTCTGCAACACCACACTTGAGCTGTCCGccctaaatattttcattcctaCCCCAAAATCCGAGTGCTGTGCTGAGTGTTTTGCAACGGGAGCTGTCAGGGTCGCTGCAGAGTTACTCACGCAGCGGCTGCCAGCAGAATGTTTGCCGTCGCCGAGGTGAATTTCGGCGATCCTTGACATGGGAAAACTGTAGCAACCTGTTCACAGGGAAATGTTTCCTGTTGTGATCCGTTTTCCCTTTAATGCATATCTGGCAACACATCCTGTTTCCAgcattatttcagaaattatcttttcactttttcttgtgcttttcttAGAGCCGGTATTGAAAAAGGCCAGAGCACAGTTAATATTTGTTTATCAAAAGCGATGTGGGAAAACAATTTTTCCTGAGCCCCCATCAAAGCTGGTAAAAATAGTTCTCCTTGAACATAGTTTACTACAGAACTTAATCTCCAATCTAAGGCTCTTTTGTAAATTTAGTGTAAGAGAGGTGACACGAGTACATTTGGGAAATGTTTACATTGTGATGCAAATGAAAGGAACTTAACACCTAATAATATCCTCTTGGCTCTCTTTTGGGGGAGTTAGGTACAGCTCTATTGTGAAAAAGTTGTACTAATTGAGGGAAGTGAGCGGAACACTGCCTTGGCTCAGCACGTTAGCTTTTCAAAGCCAGATTGGATTGCCATAGGAAGCTTTTCGTTTCTCTGCAAAGTGCAGGTGAACAAGGTCTAGCTTATGGTTTTTTGAATTTACCCAAGAAATATCAATTATTGGAATTGCTCTCGTATGGTACCACTTGTGCTTCGTTGTTGTGTCACCAAGACTTACTCCTCCAGCTCCAGGTGTAGGCAAAATACTGGACTGCAACCCTACTGCAAGATTTTAATTGACAAGGAGCTCTTATTTCTCACCTTGGCTTAGGGAAGAAGCCATTGATACTGGCAAGCAAAGCTTTGATAGGTTCATTTTGAAGTATCTCACCTTCTAATAAATCAGCACAattgatttttctcctcttcttccttacACAGCAGTGCAGTTTATGGCATAGCTCTCTAGAAACCCCACGTGTTTCAGATActcagagctgcttttgctCCATGAAACTTCTTTAAACACAGAGGTTGTTGCAGAGCATTGCAAAAGCGATCCGTGTTCATTAGGCATCCCTTCCTGGGATGCTGTTGTGGCAGGTTTTGAAAGAATAACTCCTTCTGAAAAGCACTGGGAACACTGCTGTGCCTCTCCCAAGGGAGCCTGGAGCAAACTCAGCAGAAGTGAGCCACGTCCCAAGGTCTTCTCCAGACCTCTTCCGTAGCCAGCTCATCTCTTTACTCAGTCATCATCATCAGttacagtaatatttttatcattCTTGCATGTCTAACAACTAAATCTCTCTGATTCAAGTAATTCACGCCTTTGTCAATGATTAGTTTTATGAAAAATTCTCGGGCAATAGATGAAGTTTGTCATTCTGCTTTTGGATGCTCTCCTCTCTCACCGTGGCTGTCTCTTTTATAAGAGCAGCCTTCAGCATTTGGAGGAAAATACATGAAGAATGCAAAATAATCTCCAGTGCTAGCAGTGCGTCAAGAGacactttaaaaatagcattttgaaaaataaatgtcagcCTTCCAAGTGTAAAAACATAATCTTCTGCCCCAGACCTTCCATCAGGCTGTGCCAGAGAGTTAAAATTGCCAATTTGTTCTGCAAAGGAATGTTTCCAGTAAGTGTGCTGGCCACCTTTCTCTTAAAATTAACCTTGCTCTTCATAGTGCTTGCTTTTGGGCTGACGTGCTCAGattcctctcctgttctccctCAGGTCTGGCTATTGGCGACGTCCCGGACAAGCAGCCCATCGGTATAGTTCTCACGGTGCTTGGCGTTGTGGTGCTGGACTTCTGCGCCGACGCAACGGAAGGGCCAATTCGGGCGTACCTGTTGGATGTGGTGGACAGCGAAGAGCAAGATATGGCCCTTAACATCCACGCCTTTTCAGCTGGTACGTGGCTAGGTCATGTCTTGGCAGCTGTCAGCTCTTCTGATGACCGAGTTTTGGCTGAATTGATTTTTCCTGGGTtgactgctgtttttttcatcctttcccCCTGCCGTTTCCTTACTAGTACTGAAGCTCACAGTGCAGCTGTCTTGGATGAAATACCTCAGCAGAGAATAGAAAAACTACTTTCAGAGTatgaaatacaaatgcaaaGTGCACTTACCCAGTGGCATAAAGCAACAAGTTGCTGGTTAGCATTATAAAATTTTTAAACCACTTGGTTAAAATGAGGGCTTTCAGCATTTGGTGCTATCTGCTGAATAGACAAAACTGAACAGTAGCAAACTGCAGCGAGTCTGTTACTTGAACGTAGGTTTATGTTCTTTTTCCCCAAGTGCCATACTTGGTAATGAACCTTGTAGACCTGTGTGAAAAAAGGGCAGTGACCTACAGACTGAGGAGCAGAGTTACTGCTGCACCTTTCAGCTGCAGTATACACTCATTTTAAGACATGAATCCAAACATGTATCCTCCAAACACTTGCAGTCCTTCCTTTATTTACCACTTTTCCCCAAACATGCACCTTTCGGGCGCTCCATCCCTTCTGAGGCTAAGGGAGCAACAGCCTTTATCCCATACAGTAGCAGCTGTGCAGCCCCAAAAAAGAGCTTTGCACAAACACATCTTGTTTATTTACTCCTCCTTGTCTTTATGGATGCATGGGAACTGTAAGGGCAGCAGCAATTAGTCCTGCAGCCCTCGGGTTGTCCAGAGCTAGAACATATCCATGTGTCCCAAAGAAGGCTTTTACCAAAGAAATGGCCCTATCTGATATTTCCTCACATTGTGAGCCAAAAACTCATTTAAACTCATTTAAAActcatttcatttaaattttgttGAAGTTTTCTGATGTAAGCAACTCATATGTCAGGTTTAATGTGCTTTTTTGGCAGTGCTTATTAACATACCTCCGTTTTCTCTTCCACAGGTCTCGGAGGAGCAATCGGTTATATGTTGGGAGGGCTGGACTGGACGCAGACCTTCTTGggtgttatttttaaatctcaagaGCAAGTCCTTTTCTTCTTCGCAGCCATTATTTTCTCAGTCTCTGTTGCTCTCCACCTTTTTAGCATCGAAGAAGAGCAATATAACCCTCAGCAGGACAGGATGGATGACGAAGGAGACACCCTCTCGAGTGTCAAATTCAGCGGCAGCCTCCCCCCTCTGAATCGGCTGAACGTGATCAGTGAGGAGGAGCCGTACGGAGCCTCGATGTTCCACGACGAGGTGCAGTCTGAGCATGATCTCAACATGGAGTTCCTGGAGGTGAACATCGTGAGGAGTAAGAGCGACTCCGTTCTGCACATGCCCGACGCCACCTTGGAAATCGAATCGGAGCTGCTTTTCTTGCATGACATCGAGCCCTCAATTTTTCAGGACGCTTCGTATCCAAACACCCCCCACAACACCAGCCAGGAGATGATGAAGTCCAAACTGAACCACCTCGCTCCTTTCCTCAGGGACAacgagaaggaggaggagatgttGCTTGATAACCGCTTGAACGAAGACAAAGTCCCGAACGCGAACGGCTCCCTGCGGAAAGACTTCCTCAACGGCCACGCTCGAATAGGCATGAAGCAGTCCAGCACTTCCAACTCCATGCGGAGGCGGAGGCACATGTTCTACCGGCAGCCCTCCTACACCTTCTCCTACTACGGCAAAATCGGCTCGCACCGCTACCGCTTCCGCCGAGCCAACGCCATCGTCTTGATCAAGTCCTCGCGCAGCATGAACGACATCTACGACATGCAGAAGCGGCAGCGACAGCGCTACCGGCACAGGAACCAGAGCGGCGCGACGAACTCGAGCGGAGACACCGAGAGCGAGGAAGGGGAAACCGAAACCACCGTCAGGCTCTTGTGGTTGTCGATGCTGAAGATGCCAAAGGAGCTGCTGAGACTGTGCGTTTGTCACCTCTTAACGTGGTTCTCGATCATTGCTGAAGCTGTGTTCTACACGGATTTCATGGGCCAGGTCATTTTTCAGGGCGATCCAAAGGTAAGAGAGGAGTTCCCATGTGCAGACCCGCTTGgagctgcttgttttgtttctgaggtGTGCTCACCAAATGTCTTTCTCTTTGCGTTTTGgcacaggccccttccaatTCAACGGAGTTACATGCCTACAATGCGGGGGTTCAGATGGGATGCTGGGGGCTGGTGATTTATGCTGCTACTGCTGCCGTTTGTTCAGGTAAGAGACTGCACAGCCAGACACTGGAACGCACCTCATCGATGCACTGCAAGATAAAAATGGTTTCGCTTCAGTTAGCATCTACCCCCTCTTTTGGAgtgaaaaatacttctgaaaagcACTTTGGGTGGTCAtaaagagagagatttaaaaaaaaatcctaaaaatatAGAGGTAGAAATATGAATAGATGAGTTAAATGGCATCAAGCACAAAATGATTCCatttttaaatggcatttaGCTACTCATCAGGAAACTAAAATTTTGCTTGTTAGAAGATTCAAGAACGTATAAAAAGGGTTTTCCAAagactgttttaaaatgaaggttTTACACAAACTGAAATATGGCTGAAAACTTCAATCATCTGATCATTTCATCTAGCAAATGCGTTTGCATTAGAAAGAGCTCTGTGCTCAGAGT from Anas platyrhynchos isolate ZD024472 breed Pekin duck chromosome 2, IASCAAS_PekinDuck_T2T, whole genome shotgun sequence encodes:
- the SLC45A4 gene encoding solute carrier family 45 member 4 isoform X1, which gives rise to MVMKMAPQNADSESMQVQDLPVAQLQKAETKENESREETISEGSIDRIPIRLWVMHGAVMFGREFCYAMETALVTPVLLQIGLPEQYYSLTWFLSPILGLIFTPLIGSASDRCTLSWGRRRPFILALSIGVLFGVALFLNGSVIGLAIGDVPDKQPIGIVLTVLGVVVLDFCADATEGPIRAYLLDVVDSEEQDMALNIHAFSAGLGGAIGYMLGGLDWTQTFLGVIFKSQEQVLFFFAAIIFSVSVALHLFSIEEEQYNPQQDRMDDEGDTLSSVKFSGSLPPLNRLNVISEEEPYGASMFHDEVQSEHDLNMEFLEVNIVRSKSDSVLHMPDATLEIESELLFLHDIEPSIFQDASYPNTPHNTSQEMMKSKLNHLAPFLRDNEKEEEMLLDNRLNEDKVPNANGSLRKDFLNGHARIGMKQSSTSNSMRRRRHMFYRQPSYTFSYYGKIGSHRYRFRRANAIVLIKSSRSMNDIYDMQKRQRQRYRHRNQSGATNSSGDTESEEGETETTVRLLWLSMLKMPKELLRLCVCHLLTWFSIIAEAVFYTDFMGQVIFQGDPKAPSNSTELHAYNAGVQMGCWGLVIYAATAAVCSALLQKYLDNYDLSIKVIYILGTLGFSLGTAVMAMFPNVYVTMIMISTMGIVSMSISYCPYALLGQYHDIKEYIHHSPGNSKRGFGIDCAILSCQVYISQILVASALGGVVDVVGTVRVIPMVASVGSFLGFLTATFLVIYPEVNEEPKEEQKGLGPPETTEGSSTSAEKPTVLKLTRKGTAASELEGESAV
- the SLC45A4 gene encoding solute carrier family 45 member 4 isoform X4, with protein sequence MEKTSSFKSGWSRASRSKCLPEQYYSLTWFLSPILGLIFTPLIGSASDRCTLSWGRRRPFILALSIGVLFGVALFLNGSVIGLAIGDVPDKQPIGIVLTVLGVVVLDFCADATEGPIRAYLLDVVDSEEQDMALNIHAFSAGLGGAIGYMLGGLDWTQTFLGVIFKSQEQVLFFFAAIIFSVSVALHLFSIEEEQYNPQQDRMDDEGDTLSSVKFSGSLPPLNRLNVISEEEPYGASMFHDEVQSEHDLNMEFLEVNIVRSKSDSVLHMPDATLEIESELLFLHDIEPSIFQDASYPNTPHNTSQEMMKSKLNHLAPFLRDNEKEEEMLLDNRLNEDKVPNANGSLRKDFLNGHARIGMKQSSTSNSMRRRRHMFYRQPSYTFSYYGKIGSHRYRFRRANAIVLIKSSRSMNDIYDMQKRQRQRYRHRNQSGATNSSGDTESEEGETETTVRLLWLSMLKMPKELLRLCVCHLLTWFSIIAEAVFYTDFMGQVIFQGDPKAPSNSTELHAYNAGVQMGCWGLVIYAATAAVCSALLQKYLDNYDLSIKVIYILGTLGFSLGTAVMAMFPNVYVTMIMISTMGIVSMSISYCPYALLGQYHDIKEYIHHSPGNSKRGFGIDCAILSCQVYISQILVASALGGVVDVVGTVRVIPMVASVGSFLGFLTATFLVIYPEVNEEPKEEQKGLGPPETTEGSSTSAEKPTVLKLTRKGTAASELEGESAV
- the SLC45A4 gene encoding solute carrier family 45 member 4 isoform X3, whose product is MLCFLTIVKKSGWSRASRSKCLPEQYYSLTWFLSPILGLIFTPLIGSASDRCTLSWGRRRPFILALSIGVLFGVALFLNGSVIGLAIGDVPDKQPIGIVLTVLGVVVLDFCADATEGPIRAYLLDVVDSEEQDMALNIHAFSAGLGGAIGYMLGGLDWTQTFLGVIFKSQEQVLFFFAAIIFSVSVALHLFSIEEEQYNPQQDRMDDEGDTLSSVKFSGSLPPLNRLNVISEEEPYGASMFHDEVQSEHDLNMEFLEVNIVRSKSDSVLHMPDATLEIESELLFLHDIEPSIFQDASYPNTPHNTSQEMMKSKLNHLAPFLRDNEKEEEMLLDNRLNEDKVPNANGSLRKDFLNGHARIGMKQSSTSNSMRRRRHMFYRQPSYTFSYYGKIGSHRYRFRRANAIVLIKSSRSMNDIYDMQKRQRQRYRHRNQSGATNSSGDTESEEGETETTVRLLWLSMLKMPKELLRLCVCHLLTWFSIIAEAVFYTDFMGQVIFQGDPKAPSNSTELHAYNAGVQMGCWGLVIYAATAAVCSALLQKYLDNYDLSIKVIYILGTLGFSLGTAVMAMFPNVYVTMIMISTMGIVSMSISYCPYALLGQYHDIKEYIHHSPGNSKRGFGIDCAILSCQVYISQILVASALGGVVDVVGTVRVIPMVASVGSFLGFLTATFLVIYPEVNEEPKEEQKGLGPPETTEGSSTSAEKPTVLKLTRKGTAASELEGESAV